A portion of the Clupea harengus chromosome 18, Ch_v2.0.2, whole genome shotgun sequence genome contains these proteins:
- the klc2 gene encoding kinesin light chain 2 isoform X2 — protein MSTMVYPREETLERLSQDEIVLNTKAVMQGLETLRGEHNQLLGSALDCTPLPAAQEKSGLLRKSLEAIELGLGEAQVIIALSGHLSAVESEKQKLRAQVRRLCQENQWLRDELANTQQKLQRSEQSVAQLEEEKKHLEFMNQIKKLDEDASPCEERANDNSKDNLDDLFPNDDEQGPNQPSGEVAAQQGGYEIPARLRTLHNLVIQYASQGRYEVAVPLCKQALEDLEKTSGHDHPDVATMLNILALVYRDQNKYKEAAHLLNDALAIREKTLGRDHPAVAATLNNLAVLYGKRGKYKEAEPLCKRALEIREKVLGKYHPDVAKQLNNLALLCQNQGKYDEVEYYYRRALEIYESKLGADDPNVAKTKNNLATCYLKQSKFKDAECLYKEILTRAHEKEFGSVNNDNKPIWMHAEEREETKGKRKDSGPYGEYGSWYKACKVDSPTVNTTLKSLGALYRRQGKLEAAETLEECATKNRKQGIDAINQSKVVELLKDGGVGGGERRQSRDCQNGPGGQRGDCEGDEAEWNGDGSGSLRRSGSFGKIRDALRRSSEMLVKKLQGSGPQEPRNAGMKRASSLNFLNKSAEEQSQDANAGLSESRGLSSSNVDLTRRCSLVG, from the exons ATGTCCACCATGGTCTACCCTCGTGAGGAGACCCTGGAGCGCCTGAGCCAGGACGAGATCGTGCTGAACACCAAGGCGGTGATGCAGGGCCTGGAGACGCTGCGGGGCGAACACAACCAGCTGCTGGGCTCCGCGCTGGACTGCACACCGCTGCCCGCCGCACAGGAGAAGTCCGGCCTGCTGCGCAAGAGTCTGGAGGCCATCGAGCTGGGCCTGGGAGAGGCGCAG gtgATCATTGCGCTGTCGGGGCACCTGAGCGCGGTGGAGTCGGAGAAGCAGAAGCTGCGGGCGCAGGTGCGGCGGCTGTGTCAGGAGAACCAGTGGCTCCGGGACGAGCTGGCCAACACGCAGCAGAAGCTCCAGCGCAGCGAGCAGAGCGTGgcgcagctggaggaggagaagaagcacCTGGAGTTCATGAACCAGATCAAGAAGCTGGACGAGGACGCGTCGCCCTGCGAGGAGAGGGCCAACGACAACAGCAAGGACAACCTGGACGACCTCTTCCCCAACGACGACGAGCAGGGACCCA ACCAACCGAGCGGCGAGGTGGCGGCGCAGCAGGGCGGCTACGAGATCCCGGCCCGCCTGCGGACGCTGCACAACCTGGTGATCCAGTACGCCTCGCAGGGCCGCTACGAGGTGGCCGTGCCCCTGTGCAAGCAGGCGCTGGAGGACCTGGAGAAGACCTCCGGCCACGACCACCCCGACGTGGCCACCATGCTCAACATCCTGGCCCTGGTCTACAG GGACCAGAACAAGTACAAAGAAGCGGCCCACCTGCTGAACGACGCCCTGGCCATCCGAGAGAAGACGCTGGGCCGAGACCACCCCGCCGTGGCTGCCACACTCAACAACCTGGCCGTGCTCTACGGCAAGAGGGGCAAGTACAAGGAGGCCGAGCCCCTCTGCAAGAGGGCCCTGGAGATCCGAGAGAAG gtgctggGGAAGTACCACCCTGACGTGGCGAAGCAGCTGAACAACCTGGCGCTGCTGTGTCAGAACCAGGGCAAGTACGATGAGGTGGAGTACTACTACCGGCGCGCCCTGGAGATCTACGAGAGCAAGCTGGGCGCCGACGACCCCAACGTGGCCAAGACCAAGAACAACCTG gccACGTGCTACCTGAAGCAGAGCAAGTTTAAGGATGCTGAGTGTCTGTATAAGGAGATTCTGACCCGCGCCCACGAGAAGGAGTTTGGATCTGTCAACA atGACAACAAGCCCATCTGGATGCAtgcggaggagagggaggagaccaag GGTAAGAGGAAGGACTCCGGTCCCTACGGAGAATACGGAAGCTGGTATAAAGCCTGCAAGGTTGacag TCCTACGGTCAATACCACTCTGAAGAGCTTGGGGGCGCTGTACCGGCGTCAGGGCAAGCTGGAGGCCGCAGAGACTCTGGAAGAGTGTGCTACCAAGAACCGcaagcag ggCATTGATGCCATAAACCAGAGTAAGGTGGTGGAGCTGCTGAAGGacgggggtgtgggggggggcgagCGACGCCAGAGCCGTGACTGCCAGAACGGCCCGGGGGGGCAGCGGGGGGACTGCGAGGGCGACGAGGCCGAGTGGAACGGG gatggcaGTGGCTCTCTGCGTCGTAGTGGCTCCTTTGGGAAGATCCGTGACGCTCTGAGACGCAGCAGTGAGATGCTGGTCAAGAAACTACAGGGCAGTGGGCCTCAGGAGCCTCGCAAcgctgg TATGAAGAGAGCCAGCTCCCTCAACTTCCTCAACAAGAGCGCCGAGGAACAAtcacag GATGCCAACGCCGGCCTATCAGAATCCAGAGGCCTGAGCTCCAGCAACGTGGACCTGACCCGGCGATGCTCTCTGGTTGGCTAA
- the klc2 gene encoding kinesin light chain 2 isoform X1, which yields MSTMVYPREETLERLSQDEIVLNTKAVMQGLETLRGEHNQLLGSALDCTPLPAAQEKSGLLRKSLEAIELGLGEAQVIIALSGHLSAVESEKQKLRAQVRRLCQENQWLRDELANTQQKLQRSEQSVAQLEEEKKHLEFMNQIKKLDEDASPCEERANDNSKDNLDDLFPNDDEQGPNQPSGEVAAQQGGYEIPARLRTLHNLVIQYASQGRYEVAVPLCKQALEDLEKTSGHDHPDVATMLNILALVYRDQNKYKEAAHLLNDALAIREKTLGRDHPAVAATLNNLAVLYGKRGKYKEAEPLCKRALEIREKVLGKYHPDVAKQLNNLALLCQNQGKYDEVEYYYRRALEIYESKLGADDPNVAKTKNNLATCYLKQSKFKDAECLYKEILTRAHEKEFGSVNNDNKPIWMHAEEREETKGKRKDSGPYGEYGSWYKACKVDRSPTVNTTLKSLGALYRRQGKLEAAETLEECATKNRKQGIDAINQSKVVELLKDGGVGGGERRQSRDCQNGPGGQRGDCEGDEAEWNGDGSGSLRRSGSFGKIRDALRRSSEMLVKKLQGSGPQEPRNAGMKRASSLNFLNKSAEEQSQDANAGLSESRGLSSSNVDLTRRCSLVG from the exons ATGTCCACCATGGTCTACCCTCGTGAGGAGACCCTGGAGCGCCTGAGCCAGGACGAGATCGTGCTGAACACCAAGGCGGTGATGCAGGGCCTGGAGACGCTGCGGGGCGAACACAACCAGCTGCTGGGCTCCGCGCTGGACTGCACACCGCTGCCCGCCGCACAGGAGAAGTCCGGCCTGCTGCGCAAGAGTCTGGAGGCCATCGAGCTGGGCCTGGGAGAGGCGCAG gtgATCATTGCGCTGTCGGGGCACCTGAGCGCGGTGGAGTCGGAGAAGCAGAAGCTGCGGGCGCAGGTGCGGCGGCTGTGTCAGGAGAACCAGTGGCTCCGGGACGAGCTGGCCAACACGCAGCAGAAGCTCCAGCGCAGCGAGCAGAGCGTGgcgcagctggaggaggagaagaagcacCTGGAGTTCATGAACCAGATCAAGAAGCTGGACGAGGACGCGTCGCCCTGCGAGGAGAGGGCCAACGACAACAGCAAGGACAACCTGGACGACCTCTTCCCCAACGACGACGAGCAGGGACCCA ACCAACCGAGCGGCGAGGTGGCGGCGCAGCAGGGCGGCTACGAGATCCCGGCCCGCCTGCGGACGCTGCACAACCTGGTGATCCAGTACGCCTCGCAGGGCCGCTACGAGGTGGCCGTGCCCCTGTGCAAGCAGGCGCTGGAGGACCTGGAGAAGACCTCCGGCCACGACCACCCCGACGTGGCCACCATGCTCAACATCCTGGCCCTGGTCTACAG GGACCAGAACAAGTACAAAGAAGCGGCCCACCTGCTGAACGACGCCCTGGCCATCCGAGAGAAGACGCTGGGCCGAGACCACCCCGCCGTGGCTGCCACACTCAACAACCTGGCCGTGCTCTACGGCAAGAGGGGCAAGTACAAGGAGGCCGAGCCCCTCTGCAAGAGGGCCCTGGAGATCCGAGAGAAG gtgctggGGAAGTACCACCCTGACGTGGCGAAGCAGCTGAACAACCTGGCGCTGCTGTGTCAGAACCAGGGCAAGTACGATGAGGTGGAGTACTACTACCGGCGCGCCCTGGAGATCTACGAGAGCAAGCTGGGCGCCGACGACCCCAACGTGGCCAAGACCAAGAACAACCTG gccACGTGCTACCTGAAGCAGAGCAAGTTTAAGGATGCTGAGTGTCTGTATAAGGAGATTCTGACCCGCGCCCACGAGAAGGAGTTTGGATCTGTCAACA atGACAACAAGCCCATCTGGATGCAtgcggaggagagggaggagaccaag GGTAAGAGGAAGGACTCCGGTCCCTACGGAGAATACGGAAGCTGGTATAAAGCCTGCAAGGTTGacag AAGTCCTACGGTCAATACCACTCTGAAGAGCTTGGGGGCGCTGTACCGGCGTCAGGGCAAGCTGGAGGCCGCAGAGACTCTGGAAGAGTGTGCTACCAAGAACCGcaagcag ggCATTGATGCCATAAACCAGAGTAAGGTGGTGGAGCTGCTGAAGGacgggggtgtgggggggggcgagCGACGCCAGAGCCGTGACTGCCAGAACGGCCCGGGGGGGCAGCGGGGGGACTGCGAGGGCGACGAGGCCGAGTGGAACGGG gatggcaGTGGCTCTCTGCGTCGTAGTGGCTCCTTTGGGAAGATCCGTGACGCTCTGAGACGCAGCAGTGAGATGCTGGTCAAGAAACTACAGGGCAGTGGGCCTCAGGAGCCTCGCAAcgctgg TATGAAGAGAGCCAGCTCCCTCAACTTCCTCAACAAGAGCGCCGAGGAACAAtcacag GATGCCAACGCCGGCCTATCAGAATCCAGAGGCCTGAGCTCCAGCAACGTGGACCTGACCCGGCGATGCTCTCTGGTTGGCTAA